One segment of Micromonospora parathelypteridis DNA contains the following:
- a CDS encoding PAS domain-containing sensor histidine kinase, whose translation MSTLRDLAEEHTHLRPADIDHLHRIAGDWQLLSDLSFADLLLWVPVDADGTFLCVAQVRPTTAPTAYQDDQVGRIVGGPEVAHLGVAYSQGRIWREGDPVWYGDVPARHEAIPVRLRTAEGEAGEVIAVVGRDTNLSTARTPSQLELNYLTTADDLAQMIADGTFPPPRHPGETTSAPRVGDGLVRLDAGGKVTYASPNAQSAYRRLGYASHLVGEDLAALHRRLAGDPLDGTEAANGILAALRGEAPPRREIDARGATMLTRALPLMPAGVPIGALVLVRDITEVRRRDRALITKDATIREIHHRVKNNLQTVAALLRLQARRVAMPEARVALEESVRRVASIALVHETLSMSSDEAVEFDGIVDRVASAATEVAATEVSVGMRRQGSFGVLPAEIATSLVMVLNELLLNAVEHGFPPAEEADDEPASAVAGPDFVPAVVPEADPSVRPEVVVSAHRFRKMLHVSVTDNGRGLPPDFDAERGSRLGLQIVRALVTGELRGTIELRAGANGGTEAMLVVPLARSAHDGRSQA comes from the coding sequence GTGTCCACGCTGCGCGACCTTGCCGAGGAGCACACCCATCTCCGTCCGGCCGACATCGACCACCTGCACCGGATCGCCGGCGACTGGCAGCTGCTCTCCGATCTGTCCTTCGCTGACCTGCTGCTCTGGGTGCCGGTCGACGCCGACGGCACGTTCCTCTGCGTCGCCCAGGTCCGCCCGACCACCGCACCCACCGCCTATCAGGACGACCAGGTGGGGCGGATCGTCGGCGGGCCGGAGGTGGCCCACCTGGGAGTGGCGTACTCCCAGGGCCGGATCTGGCGGGAGGGCGACCCGGTCTGGTACGGCGACGTCCCCGCCCGGCACGAGGCGATCCCGGTCCGTCTGCGGACGGCCGAGGGTGAGGCCGGCGAGGTGATCGCCGTGGTGGGCCGGGACACCAACCTCTCCACCGCGCGTACCCCCAGCCAGCTGGAGCTCAACTACCTGACCACGGCCGACGACCTGGCCCAGATGATCGCGGATGGCACCTTCCCACCGCCCCGGCACCCGGGTGAGACCACCTCCGCGCCCCGGGTCGGTGATGGACTGGTGCGGCTGGACGCCGGCGGCAAGGTCACCTACGCGAGCCCGAACGCGCAGTCGGCGTACCGCCGGTTGGGTTACGCCTCCCACCTGGTGGGCGAAGACCTCGCCGCGCTGCATCGCCGGCTGGCCGGCGACCCGCTGGACGGCACCGAGGCGGCGAACGGCATCCTGGCCGCGCTGCGCGGTGAGGCGCCGCCCCGACGGGAGATCGACGCACGTGGCGCGACGATGCTCACCCGGGCGCTGCCACTGATGCCCGCCGGGGTGCCGATCGGCGCGCTCGTGCTGGTGCGGGACATCACCGAGGTCCGCCGCCGCGATCGGGCACTGATCACCAAGGACGCCACGATCCGGGAGATCCACCACCGGGTGAAGAACAACCTCCAGACCGTTGCCGCGCTGCTGCGGTTGCAGGCCCGCCGGGTGGCGATGCCGGAGGCTCGGGTCGCCCTGGAGGAGTCGGTCCGCCGGGTCGCCTCGATCGCGCTGGTGCACGAGACGCTCTCCATGTCCAGCGACGAGGCGGTCGAGTTCGACGGCATCGTCGACCGGGTGGCCAGCGCCGCGACCGAGGTCGCCGCGACGGAGGTGAGCGTCGGCATGCGTCGGCAGGGCAGCTTCGGTGTGCTGCCGGCGGAGATCGCGACCTCGCTGGTGATGGTCCTCAACGAGTTGCTGCTCAACGCCGTCGAGCACGGCTTCCCGCCGGCCGAGGAGGCGGACGACGAGCCCGCCTCCGCCGTGGCCGGCCCTGATTTCGTGCCGGCCGTCGTGCCGGAGGCCGATCCGTCGGTGCGGCCGGAGGTGGTGGTGTCGGCGCACCGGTTCCGCAAGATGTTGCATGTTTCGGTGACGGACAACGGGCGTGGGCTGCCGCCCGACTTCGACGCCGAACGCGGCAGCCGACTCGGCCTGCAGATTGTCCGAGCCCTGGTCACCGGTGAGCTGCGCGGCACCATCGAGCTGCGTGCCGGTGCCAACGGCGGCACCGAGGCGATGCTTGTCGTTCCGCTGGCCCGCAGCGCCCACGACGGCCGCTCGCAGGCCTGA
- a CDS encoding SIS domain-containing protein: protein MAADIDEQPAGYARLLSAANAAEIARVAAVIAERRPRHVVFTARGTSDHAALYGAYLTEIRLGLPAGLASPSAVTLFGARPDLSDALVVGVSQSGGSPDLAEVLRAARATGALTLAVTNAPGSPLAEVAELSIDIAAGHERAVAATKTYTAELLALLMLVEGIRAGDGVLPAAEREALDALPELAARTLTDGTPAQLAPRYRFARQLVTTGRGYAYPTAREAALKLMETSYLPALAFSGADLLHGPLAMTDPEVPVLALVGSGPGGRSMGEVLPRLGERRADVVVVGSADVPGATRLAVPEVDERYAPLLDILPLQRLALALALTRGEDPDAPRGLKKVTATM, encoded by the coding sequence ATGGCCGCCGACATCGACGAGCAGCCGGCTGGCTACGCGCGGCTGCTCTCCGCCGCCAACGCCGCCGAGATCGCCCGCGTGGCGGCGGTGATCGCCGAGCGTCGCCCGCGGCACGTGGTCTTCACCGCCCGCGGCACCTCGGACCATGCGGCCCTCTACGGGGCGTACCTGACCGAGATCCGGCTCGGCCTACCCGCCGGGCTCGCCTCGCCGAGCGCGGTCACCCTCTTCGGGGCTCGCCCCGACCTGTCCGACGCGCTGGTCGTCGGGGTCAGCCAGAGCGGCGGGTCACCCGACCTGGCCGAGGTGCTGCGCGCCGCCCGAGCCACCGGGGCGCTGACCCTCGCGGTGACGAACGCGCCAGGGTCGCCGCTGGCCGAGGTGGCCGAGCTGAGCATCGACATCGCCGCCGGGCACGAGCGGGCGGTGGCCGCCACCAAGACGTACACCGCCGAACTGCTCGCCCTGCTGATGCTGGTGGAGGGCATCCGGGCCGGCGACGGCGTGCTCCCGGCGGCCGAACGCGAGGCGCTCGACGCCCTGCCCGAGTTGGCCGCCCGCACCCTGACCGACGGCACCCCGGCCCAGCTCGCGCCGCGTTACCGGTTCGCCCGCCAACTGGTCACCACCGGCCGGGGGTACGCCTACCCGACCGCCCGGGAGGCCGCGTTGAAGCTGATGGAGACCTCGTACCTGCCGGCGCTCGCCTTCTCCGGCGCCGACCTGCTGCACGGCCCGCTCGCGATGACCGACCCGGAGGTGCCGGTGCTCGCCCTGGTCGGCTCCGGTCCGGGTGGACGGTCGATGGGCGAGGTGCTGCCCCGCCTCGGCGAACGCCGCGCCGACGTCGTGGTGGTCGGCTCCGCCGACGTGCCGGGCGCCACCCGGCTGGCCGTTCCGGAGGTCGACGAGCGGTACGCCCCGCTGCTGGACATCCTGCCGCTGCAGCGGTTGGCGCTGGCCCTGGCGCTCACGCGAGGTGAGGACCCGGACGCGCCGCGCGGGTTGAAGAAGGTCACCGCGACGATGTGA
- a CDS encoding tetratricopeptide repeat protein has product MPEGTDDPALSATEELALARLALDEGDLQHAAGHLAGALAQAPTLPEVHETLARLATASGGGLDLFPINHHTFVGAVVARAHLLATVGRPAEGLELLAAATAYAPGVQWAGVPWVTAPELAERLTPEHIARILMQICASLPDPVPRVGRDALTPYLTLAHNAVTVHPEHGLLLGAASALARRLGEAALAVRWATRGVRAQPSKMGEVWLGYAYRSAGRTRDGLAALGRAVELDPDDLAIYADIAGTLAEIGRLDEALEWTERALARDPSFDCAVHTAHRLRHQRDGDLAHLVALADFVRDHPDDSHEHGDLAQCCRGRPWLGQLTPAGGPLVDAMRQAVADDDNGLGNAVRLPAAAPPSAVRTATSTAPGLRIDIVGTPDPDPREPRRASAQRLWHYADNVPTPALPAPSATAVERIGQIAHPAWPHPPAAYDAAVGLAGLDVADLLGLLVHPPAAPANAVGRLLAAHDPSVWVRGVQVWACLGLLHHRTDEPWEGSTRRRVLLDLIWDVEDWVTEAALFALVTAAWVDPSVRSDVARVVADRLADAAAVARARPVPIAVSLAHLALAAPELDPATAALATELIGTRSPRLPRPRNPLRRLWQRLTRHN; this is encoded by the coding sequence GTGCCCGAGGGAACGGACGACCCCGCGCTCTCCGCGACGGAGGAGCTGGCGCTGGCCCGGCTGGCACTCGACGAGGGCGACCTGCAGCACGCCGCCGGCCACCTCGCCGGCGCGTTGGCGCAGGCCCCCACCCTCCCGGAGGTGCACGAGACGCTGGCGCGGCTCGCCACGGCGAGCGGCGGTGGCCTCGACCTCTTCCCGATCAACCACCACACCTTCGTGGGTGCGGTCGTCGCCCGCGCCCATCTGCTCGCCACCGTCGGCCGCCCCGCCGAAGGGTTGGAGCTGCTGGCCGCGGCGACCGCGTACGCGCCGGGCGTCCAGTGGGCCGGCGTTCCGTGGGTCACCGCGCCCGAGTTGGCCGAACGGCTGACGCCGGAGCACATCGCCCGCATCCTCATGCAGATCTGCGCCTCGCTGCCCGACCCGGTGCCGCGGGTCGGCCGGGACGCCCTCACGCCGTACCTCACGCTGGCCCACAACGCGGTCACCGTCCACCCCGAGCACGGTCTGCTGCTGGGCGCGGCGTCCGCGCTGGCCCGGCGTCTCGGTGAGGCCGCGCTCGCGGTCCGCTGGGCCACCCGAGGGGTACGCGCACAACCGTCGAAGATGGGCGAGGTCTGGCTCGGGTACGCGTACCGCAGCGCGGGCCGGACCCGCGACGGCCTCGCCGCCCTCGGTCGGGCCGTGGAGCTGGACCCCGACGACCTGGCGATCTACGCGGACATCGCCGGCACCCTGGCCGAGATCGGCCGGCTGGACGAGGCGCTGGAGTGGACCGAGCGGGCGCTGGCGCGCGACCCGTCGTTCGACTGCGCGGTGCACACCGCCCACCGCCTGCGGCACCAGCGCGACGGCGACCTGGCCCACCTGGTCGCGCTCGCCGACTTCGTCCGCGACCACCCCGACGACAGCCACGAGCACGGTGACCTGGCCCAGTGCTGCCGAGGCCGGCCCTGGCTCGGCCAACTGACCCCGGCCGGCGGTCCACTCGTCGACGCGATGCGCCAGGCGGTGGCCGATGACGACAACGGTCTCGGCAACGCCGTACGCCTACCCGCCGCCGCCCCGCCGAGCGCCGTCCGGACGGCGACGTCCACTGCTCCCGGGCTGCGGATCGACATCGTCGGAACGCCGGACCCGGACCCCCGCGAGCCCCGACGGGCGTCCGCCCAGCGGTTGTGGCACTACGCGGACAACGTCCCCACGCCCGCGCTGCCGGCGCCCTCGGCGACGGCGGTCGAACGGATCGGGCAGATCGCGCACCCGGCGTGGCCACACCCACCGGCGGCGTACGACGCGGCGGTGGGCCTGGCCGGTCTCGACGTTGCCGACCTGCTCGGCCTGCTGGTGCACCCACCGGCGGCGCCGGCCAACGCGGTGGGTCGGCTGCTGGCCGCCCACGACCCGTCGGTCTGGGTCCGTGGTGTGCAGGTGTGGGCCTGCCTGGGGCTGCTGCACCACCGCACCGACGAGCCGTGGGAGGGGTCGACCCGGCGCCGCGTGCTGCTCGACCTGATCTGGGACGTCGAGGACTGGGTCACCGAGGCGGCGTTGTTCGCCCTGGTCACCGCCGCCTGGGTGGACCCCTCGGTACGGTCGGACGTGGCGCGGGTGGTGGCGGATCGGCTCGCCGACGCGGCCGCCGTGGCTCGGGCCCGACCGGTCCCGATCGCCGTCTCGCTGGCTCACCTGGCGCTTGCCGCCCCCGAGCTGGACCCCGCCACCGCGGCACTGGCCACCGAACTGATCGGCACCCGATCCCCTCGACTCCCCCGCCCGCGCAACCCCCTCCGTCGCCTCTGGCAACGCCTCACGCGCCACAACTGA